ATCAAGTATCTGTCGTTCCGTCAACACCTTGGGCTCGTTTTCCTCATGCCTTTAGCCATATATTTGCAGGTGGTTATGCCGCAGGTTATTACAGCTATTTATGGGCTGATGTGCTTGCAGCGGATGCCTTCTCTCGTTTCTCTGAAGAAGGGATTTTTAACCGCGAAACAGGCCAATCATTCCTAGATAATATTTTAACTCGTGGCGGTTCTGAAGAGCCAATGGAACTGTTCAAACGCTTCCGTGGTCGTGAGCCAAAACTTGATGCTATGCTTAAAGGCTACGGCATTAAAGGATGATATGTGAATATCTGTTTACTTTGTGAAGAAGGCGCTGATAACAGCGCCTTATCTGATTTAGCGCAACGTTGGGGATTAATTCACGACGAAACGCAAACAATGGCTTTAGTGTTAACACCAACTCACCTTGAATTACGCAAACAAGATGAACCTAAACTAGGTGGCATCTATGTTGATTTCGTAGAGGGTACCATGGCGCATCGTCGTAAATTTGGCGGTGGTCGAGGTGAAGCGGTGGCAAAAGCAGTTGGGATCAAAAAAGACTACCTGCCTGATGTAATTGATGCAACCGCTGGACTTGGTCGTGATGCGTTTGTCTTAGCGTCTATTGGTTGCAAAGTCAGAATGGTAGAGCGTCACCCCGTGGTTGCTGCATTACTTGAGGATGGCTTAAAACGTGCTTATCTCGATGCTAACATTGGCGAATGGATGCAAGAGAGAATGACGTTAATTCATGCTTCTTCTGCCCAAGCACTCACTGAGATCACGCCTCCTCCTGATGTTGTCTATCTTGATCCGATGTACCCACATAAAGCAAAAAGCGCATTAGTAAAAAAAGAGATGCGAGTGTTCCAATCTTTAGTCGGTGCTGATGAAGATGCAGATGCCCTGCTAGAACCCGCAATGACTTTGGCAAAAAAACGTGTTGTCGTAAAACGTCCTGATTATGCTGAGCCATTAAATAATCAGCCTGCACATGCCAATATAACAACAAAAAATCACCGTTTTGATATTTACCCTTGTGTGTAAACACTGACATACAAGGATAAAGAAATTAGTTTGAGATCTGACGGGTGTTAAACACCCGTTCAGAATCAATGAGATTTACAGCACACCTTGGGCCAGCATTGCATCCGCAACTTTGACAAAGCCTGCAATATTCGCACCTTGAATATAAT
This portion of the Proteus vulgaris genome encodes:
- the rsmJ gene encoding 16S rRNA (guanine(1516)-N(2))-methyltransferase RsmJ; amino-acid sequence: MNICLLCEEGADNSALSDLAQRWGLIHDETQTMALVLTPTHLELRKQDEPKLGGIYVDFVEGTMAHRRKFGGGRGEAVAKAVGIKKDYLPDVIDATAGLGRDAFVLASIGCKVRMVERHPVVAALLEDGLKRAYLDANIGEWMQERMTLIHASSAQALTEITPPPDVVYLDPMYPHKAKSALVKKEMRVFQSLVGADEDADALLEPAMTLAKKRVVVKRPDYAEPLNNQPAHANITTKNHRFDIYPCV